The region tgatgccaacacatagaaccaacacactcaagttgaaggagttgactttgatgaaacatttgctcttgtagctcgcctggagtccattagattattgctaggagtggcatgtattctgaagtttaaactgttccaaatggatgtgaaaagtgccttcttaaatggctacttgaatgaggaagtatatgttgaacaaccaaagggattcacagacccaaatcttccaaagcatgtgtataagttgaggaaagctctttatgggttgaaagaagctcctagagcttggtatgagagtctcacaatgtttctcattgacaatggatacagaaagggaggcattgataagactttatttgtcaaagatgaaggaggaaatCTCATGGTTGCTcagatctatgtggatgatattgtgtttggtgggatgtcaagtaaaatggttcaacattttgttgagcaaatgcagtctgaatttgaaatgagccttgatggggaactaacctattttcttggcctgcaagtcaagtagatggaagattctatctttctatctcaaagtaaatatgccaataatattgttaagaagtttggcatggagaatgcaagcaacaagaggacacctgctcctactcatctgaaagtgtctaaagatgaaaatggtgtcagtgtggatcaaagtctctacaaaagcatgatagggagtctgctatatcttaTAGCAAGCAtacctgacattgcttttgcggtgggtgtttgtgctagatatcaagctgaaccaaaagtgAGCTATATAAACtaagtgaaaaggatcctgaaatatgtcaatggaACTTGTGACTATGGAATGTTATACACTCATTGATCTGAATCTGTGATGTatggatattgtgatgctgattgggctggaagtgctgatgataggaaaaacacatcaggaggatgcttcttcttggggaacaatttaatatcatggttcaataagaagcaaaattgtgtttctctgtctactgctgaagctgaatacatagtagctggaagcagttgttctcaactggtgtggatgaaacaaatgaTGGCTGAATACAATGTctcacaagatgtcatgacattgtactatgacaacctgagtgccATAAACATCTCAAAGAATCCTATTCGGCACATtaggaccaaacatattgatattcgtcacatatttattagagaacttgtggaggATAAGATTGTAGTCTTAGAGCATATTGCTACTaagatgcagttagctgatatttttacaaaggctttggatgaAAATCAGTTTGAATTCCTGAgaggaaaattagggatttgcATTTATGAAGACTTGTAGAAATTAATATGGAGAGGAAAAAGTAAGCAAATTAGTGTCTACGTGGCTAAAAAAAAGCGCCCccattatggtaaatcatcaccttGTTTTGGAAATACCATTTATTCCGTCTTCACACGCTACCCCCTAAACCTCACTACCTACTCCAACTCTTCCATCTTCCCGCTCCTTCTTCACAAACCTCTGTTAGGGCAACTGTATTTTTTCCAGAAAAACTCCAAAATGTGACAACATCAAGACACATTTGCTTCCAAAAATACTAAGTCTACTCAAAAGGTTAGTGCTCCTTCAATGGGCATTCCCGATGATGAGATTCTAAATGTTGTTCCTCTCTCTATTATTCCCTGCGAAACAATTGATTTGAACCAACCCATTGATGCCTCAGCTTCTGCATGCTCCAATCAAGGTAACTCCTCTTGTATTCCTTCTAGTTCAACTCCTACCACTAATTCTAAGGAAGATATACACCACACTGATCGTGTTATAAGAGACCTAATcactagaatccttaatgaaggacattctgtGAAGGGAGTTTCTACTCCCCTGTCTCAAACgtacccctctcctgaggttgaacaACATAGGGAGAAGGATGACGATTCCTCCAGTTCTGAAAAGGACTTGGCTGCTGAAGGGTTGTGCTCTCTAGGGAAAACTGTGTCTGATAAAGGAAAATTTGTGGCACCTAAAACTGCCAATGCTTCCCACTCCGAGAAGCATGATGATGCAAATGTGGTGATTGATCTAGAGGATGGTAGCTCTGATAATCAAGAGGAAAGCTTACTTCATCACCtaaagcctagtgtggctaaACGCATGAAGACTCGCAAAGGAAGATCTATGGCTGAACTTATGTCAACTATAAAATCTAAGAAGACTACTGGTATTggtccctccaaatcttggagtaagGTTGAAGTaaagaagaggaaggtcagagatGATTCTGAGTCTGAAgaggatgttgaggaagatgtccctgacatctcgCCTGTGAAGAAAACCACTGCTAGGAAGTCTCCTGTTAAAGTTCATGTTATTCATTTGGATAACATCTCCTTCCATCTTGAGGATGGAGCTTccaagtggaaatttgtgattcaaagaaGGGTGGCTGTGGAAAGGGAGATGGGAAAAGATGCTGCTGATGTgaaggaggtcatggacctgataaAGGCTGTTGGGTTATTGAAGACTGTGGCTGGGTTCTCTCAATGCTATGAGGGTTTagttaaggaattcattgtcaaTATTCCCGAGGATATTGCTGATAAGAACAGGAAGGAGTTCTGTAAGGTGTTTATGAGGGGTAAGTGTATAACATTTTCTCCTACTGTTATTAATGATTTTCTAGGCAAAGATAATAAGGCTGCTGGAGAACTAGAAGTTACAGACAATCAGGTTTGTAGGGAGATCACAGCTAGACAGGTGAACGTTTGGCTTGTTAAAAAGCATCTTTCTGCTGGGAAGTTGACTGTCAAGTATGTTATCTTACACAAAATAGGAGCTGCTAATTGGGTCCCTACCAACTGATCGGTTgaattcgcaagtgcacgaatcaCATCAAActaatataaaagaatatcgatcccacagaaGCCAAATCATCgatctatcgattactatcgttacggtgtttatctaacgcggtataaaagagatattgggtttgcaaaataaaggtaaataataaatgcagtgCAGATAAAGACAGGTTTGAATGTATATCATGTCggttaagtgatgtttcgattgtctaaatagaactacttatgaggcaatattttctactcttgaaaaaaatccatttaacaggaactgtcactttcgcatattcagaaccgagtttacccttaaattaaggccttttattgtcacttataaaaggtgcgcagaacggtaaagtagtaaacttatttttaagaaataagactcataaacttagttgaaaagtgattttgatttggaaagttttacccaaggggtttcctgattttaaatctatcaacgcgtccgaaaacaatttcaaaaatagtttttccttaaagtgataaaaattccttGTTAAGTAAGCCATGGTGTtttcgcactccttgaatagttaaaactaactaagtttgtttcagaaaactcaagttaaaagtcaaaacaacctttaaagtatttctacagattcaatatgtgaaacatctctttaaccgtgatcgttacattctaacctttaaaagatttagccaggCATGGTAATTCCAACAAACACAACtatattgatcatgatgaaaagttattttagaatgtgaggcgtaagGGACGAGTAAAACGTGTAAAaataaagcgtagacagaaagtaaataaaataaagcgtagacagaaagtaaataaagtaaagcgtagacagaaagtaaataaaataaagcgtgaacagaaagtaaataaagtaaagcttagacagaaagtaaataacATAAAGCAAgacaagtaaataaataaaataaaagcgataaataagaacctgctccaaacggagggctttaaatctggtacaaggaaaataaacctccgactctGAAGCTAAACAtgacagcaactcgaagtgatacaactcaatctcactaaggtgcgataaccccccgatgtgacggattaccgcttttacaaatgataaatataggcttagtgttgtaaactaagttggatgatttgaaaatgaaatggaacgaactatttata is a window of Lathyrus oleraceus cultivar Zhongwan6 chromosome 6, CAAS_Psat_ZW6_1.0, whole genome shotgun sequence DNA encoding:
- the LOC127095837 gene encoding uncharacterized protein LOC127095837, whose amino-acid sequence is MGIPDDEILNVVPLSIIPCETIDLNQPIDASASACSNQGNSSCIPSSSTPTTNSKEDIHHTDRVIRDLITRILNEGHSVKGVSTPLSQTYPSPEVEQHREKDDDSSSSEKDLAAEGLCSLGKTVSDKGKFVAPKTANASHSEKHDDANVVIDLEDGSSDNQEESLLHHLKPSVAKRMKTRKGRSMAELMSTIKSKKTTGIGPSKSWSKVEVKKRKVRDDSESEEDVEEDVPDISPVKKTTARKSPVKVHVIHLDNISFHLEDGASKWKFVIQRRVAVEREMGKDAADVKEVMDLIKAVGLLKTVAGFSQCYEGLVKEFIVNIPEDIADKNRKEFCKVFMRGKCITFSPTVINDFLGKDNKAAGELEVTDNQVCREITARQVNVWLVKKHLSAGKLTVKYVILHKIGAANWVPTN